One genomic window of Salvelinus alpinus chromosome 17, SLU_Salpinus.1, whole genome shotgun sequence includes the following:
- the tgm2a gene encoding protein-glutamine gamma-glutamyltransferase 2a, protein MDQALDIERCDLESRINNTTHHTDQNGLDRLIVRRGLPFTITLHLRSGSQFQAGVSTFRLIVEIGPLPKEQSGTKSTFSLTDSASKTAWSASTTSPPGNVVSLSVSSPPDVPIGLYSLTLDQGQKVKLGEFVLLFNPWCAKDAVYMEEERDRQEYVLSQAGLIYKGTTKRIKASPWTFGQFEPGMLDICLKLLDENPKYSSDADADCSGRRNPVYVTRVISAMINSNDDKGVLVGNWSGDYDDGVRPSHWTDSVAILHQWADNCCQRVRYGQCWVFAAVACTVSRALGIPCRVVTNFGSAHDTNSNLLIEFLYDEDGNDISDDSVWNFHVWVDNWMARPDLDAGYDGWQASDPTPQEKSEGVFCCGPVPLKAIKEGELNLKYDAPFVFAEVNADVVEYVKLTNGRMVKMGGSSIDVGHFISTKAVGSDERHDITHLYKHPEGSLQEREVYERAKHHNELQQKGEEPGLKVKIKVSPDMDIGADFDVFAVVTNNTKADKTCRVMFYARIVSYDGKPGANCGFIEDLTMEVPTGKEKRLPLRLEYVDYGDTITSDRLIQLVLIVIESSPREFHKAKRTIVLENPDIAIKLLGEPRVNQKLSAQISLQNPLPEPLQNCFFSVMGAGLTDGKILIQNVGTVGPKQEAKYTVEFTPTSIRSRTLMVDFDSDKLSNIKGYLNIEIKE, encoded by the exons ATGGATCAAG CCTTGGATATAGAGCGATGTGATTTGGAGAGTAGGATCAACAATACTACTCACCACACTGACCAGAATGGGCTTGACCGGCTGATAGTTAGAAGGGGCCTGCCCTTCACCATCACTTTGCACCTCAGATCTGGGAGTCAGTTCCAAGCAGGCGTCAGCACCTTCAGGCTCATAGTAGAGATAG GGCCGTTACCTAAAGAGCAATCAGGCACCAAGTCTACCTTCAGCCTGACTGACTCTGCATCAAAGACAGCCTGGAGTGCGTCCACTACTAGTCCCCCTGGGAatgtagtctctctgtctgtgtcctccCCTCCTGATGTCCCCATTGGACTGTACTCCTTGACCTTGGACCAGGGCCAGAAGGTCAAACTGGGGGAGTTTGTACTGCTGTTCAATCCCTGGTGTGCCA AGGATGCAGTAtacatggaggaagagagagataggcagGAGTATGTGTTATCCCAGGCTGGTCTCATCTACAAAGGCACAACAAAACGAATCAAAGCTTCCCCATGGACATTTGGCCAG TTTGAACCTGGGATGCTGGACATCTGTCTGAAACTCCTGGATGAGAATCCTAAATACTCGTCTGATGCCGATGCAGACTGTTCTGGAAGGAGAAACCCAGTTTATGTGACTAGGGTGATCAGTGCCATG ATCAACAGTAATGATGACAAAGGTGTGCTAGTGGGGAACTGGTCAGGTGACTATGATGATGGTGTGAGACCCTCTCACTGGACAGACAGTGTTGCCATACTACATCAGTGGGCTGATAACTGCTGCCAGAGGGTTCGCTATGGCCAGTGTTGGGTGTTTGCTGCAGTAGCATGCACAG TTTCTCGTGCTCTGGGTATCCCGTGTCGAGTGGTTACTAACTTTGGATCCGCTCATGACACGAACAGCAACCTACTGATTGAGTTCCTGTATGATGAGGATGGAAATGATATATCTGATGATTCAGTATG GAACTTCCACGTGTGGGTAGATAATTGGATGGCTCGTCCTGATCTTGATGCAGGCTATGATGGCTGGCAAGCAAGTGACCCCACACCACAAGAAAAGAGTGAAG GAGTGTTCTGCTGTGGCCCTGTCCCTCTGAAAGCCATTAAAGAGGGGGAACTTAACCTGAAGTACGACGCCCCGTTTGTGTTTGCTGAGGTCAACGCTGACGTGGTCGAGTATGTGAAGCTGACCAATGGCAGGATGGTAAAGATGGGGGGATCGTCCATTGATGTGGGGCACTTTATTAGCACCAAGGCTGTGGGCAGTGACGAGAGGCACGACATCACACACCTATACAAGCACCCTGAAG GTTCTTTGCAGGAGAGAGAGGTCTATGAGAGAGCCAAGCATCACAATGAGCTCCAGCAGAAAGGAGAGGAACCAGGCCTGAAGGTGAAGATCAAGGTGTCCCCTGACATGGACATTGGGGCGGATTTTGATGTGTTTGCAGTCGTCACAAACAACACAAAGGCTGACAAGACGTGTCGTGTTATGTTTTATGCCCGAATTGTGTCCTATGATGGCAAACCAGGTGCCAATTGTGGATTTATTGAAGACTTAACCATGGAGGTTCCCACTGGAAAAG AGAAGCGCCTTCCCCTAAGACTGGAGTATGTTGACTATGGTGACACCATAACGTCAGATAGGCTGATTCAATTGGTTCTCATTGTCATCGAATCAAGTCCCAGGGAATTCCACAAGGCAAAGAGGACCATTGTGCTGGAGAACCCAGATATAGCCATTAAG CTCTTGGGAGAACCCAGAGTAAACCAGAAGCTGTCTGCACAAATCTCACTACAGAACCCTCTACCAGAACCCCTGCAGAACTGCTTCTTCAGTGTGATGGGAGCTGGCCTCACAGATGGAAAAATCCTCATACAGAA TGTTGGAACTGTGGGTCCAAAACAAGAGGCCAAGTACACAGTGGAATTCACACCTACTAGCATCAGGTCCAGGACCCTAATGGTAGACTTCGACAGTGACAAGCTGAGCAACATCAAGGGATACTTGAACATTGAGATAAAGGAATGA